The proteins below come from a single Natrinema sp. SYSU A 869 genomic window:
- a CDS encoding GTP-binding protein: protein MSRDRALLERALDRGEQDGGNVEFKERLSRDVHLEGGRRESLAAQLRHRLLSGDGEATYVVGVTDDGGLAGIDPDTFSETMDVLSLLAEEADAHIEDVQTWGINGGLVGVAQVREGGVLETDDEHVVVGTAGHVDHGKSTLVGSLVTGKPDDGDGATRAFLDVQPHEVERGLSADLSYAVYGFDDDDGPVRVRNPNRKADRAEVVQEADRLVSFVDTVGHEPWLRTTIRGLVGQKLDYGLLVVAADDGPTRTTREHLGVLLATDLPTIVAITKTDTVDEERIEEVEREVERLLREVDKSPLRVSRHGVDAAIEEVSERVVPIVETSAITMDGLETLDELFDRLPKTSQDTGEFRMYVDRSYSVTGVGAVASGTVMAGEVEAGDKLLIGPMTDGRFQEVEVRSIEMHYHRVDTAQAGRIVGIALKGIKESAIERGMVLLPRDADPEPVREFEAEVMVLNHPTRIGEGYEPVVHLETIGEAAAFYPENGRLLPGDTGKSTVRFKFRPYLVEEGQKFVFREGRSKGVGTVTDVSPMG from the coding sequence ATGAGCCGTGACCGGGCTCTCCTCGAGCGAGCCCTGGACCGTGGCGAACAGGACGGTGGCAACGTCGAGTTCAAGGAACGACTGTCACGAGACGTCCACCTCGAGGGTGGACGGCGGGAGAGCCTAGCCGCGCAACTCCGACATCGACTCCTCTCGGGCGATGGCGAGGCAACGTACGTGGTCGGCGTTACCGACGACGGCGGTCTCGCCGGAATCGATCCTGACACCTTCTCCGAAACGATGGACGTCCTCTCCCTCCTCGCCGAGGAGGCCGACGCCCATATCGAAGACGTCCAGACCTGGGGAATAAACGGAGGATTGGTGGGGGTCGCACAGGTTCGTGAGGGCGGCGTCCTCGAGACGGACGACGAACACGTTGTCGTCGGGACGGCGGGCCACGTCGACCACGGGAAGAGTACACTCGTCGGCTCGCTCGTAACCGGCAAGCCCGACGACGGAGACGGTGCAACCCGCGCGTTCCTCGACGTGCAGCCCCACGAGGTCGAGCGCGGCCTCTCGGCCGACCTGTCCTACGCCGTCTACGGCTTCGACGACGACGATGGACCAGTTCGAGTGCGGAATCCGAACCGCAAGGCCGACCGCGCCGAAGTCGTCCAGGAGGCCGACCGGCTCGTCTCCTTCGTCGACACCGTCGGCCACGAGCCGTGGCTCCGGACGACGATCCGCGGCCTCGTCGGCCAGAAACTCGACTACGGACTGCTGGTCGTCGCCGCCGACGACGGGCCGACCCGGACGACGCGAGAACACCTCGGGGTCCTGCTCGCCACCGACCTCCCGACGATCGTCGCGATCACGAAGACCGACACCGTCGATGAGGAGCGCATCGAGGAGGTCGAACGCGAGGTCGAACGACTCCTTCGAGAGGTCGACAAGTCGCCGCTGCGGGTCAGCCGTCATGGCGTCGACGCCGCGATCGAAGAGGTCAGCGAGCGAGTCGTTCCGATCGTCGAAACCAGCGCGATCACGATGGACGGCCTCGAGACGCTGGACGAACTGTTCGACCGGCTTCCGAAGACGTCACAGGACACCGGCGAGTTCCGGATGTACGTCGACCGCAGCTACTCGGTCACCGGCGTCGGTGCGGTCGCCTCGGGGACGGTGATGGCCGGCGAGGTCGAGGCCGGCGACAAACTCCTGATCGGCCCGATGACGGACGGTCGCTTCCAAGAGGTCGAAGTCCGTTCGATCGAGATGCACTACCACCGGGTCGACACAGCGCAGGCGGGTCGGATCGTCGGTATCGCGCTTAAAGGCATCAAGGAGAGTGCGATCGAGCGCGGCATGGTCTTGCTCCCCCGGGATGCCGACCCCGAACCCGTCCGAGAGTTCGAAGCCGAAGTCATGGTGCTCAACCATCCCACTCGGATCGGCGAGGGATACGAGCCCGTCGTCCACCTCGAGACGATCGGTGAAGCCGCAGCCTTCTATCCCGAGAACGGTCGCCTCCTCCCGGGCGATACGGGCAAGAGCACCGTCCGGTTCAAGTTCCGCCCGTACCTCGTCGAAGAGGGTCAGAAGTTTGTCTTCCGTGAGGGTCGCAGCAAGGGTGTCGGTACAGTTACCGACGTGTCCCCGATGGGGTGA
- a CDS encoding TMEM165/GDT1 family protein, which produces MTGWLEVLVAAFVLQLTVLPGEKVQFIIAGLATRFNPWIVVAAAGSAFAGWTALEIAFGAAIQGILPTVYLDAITAGLFLLFAALLIRSAPETSQRPAATNGGTATADAIDISVFGYDVPPYLRGFVPIFALMAVGEFGDKTQLVTIGLAVQYGAHPAIWAGEMLAIVPVSAANAYFFHMFSHRFDARLAHLAGAGLFLFFGLDTVLQIVAGVSVWETIVETITSVVLGFV; this is translated from the coding sequence ATGACTGGCTGGCTCGAGGTCCTTGTCGCCGCGTTCGTCCTGCAGCTAACGGTGCTCCCCGGCGAGAAGGTACAGTTCATCATCGCGGGTCTCGCGACTCGATTCAACCCCTGGATCGTGGTCGCCGCCGCGGGGAGCGCCTTCGCCGGATGGACGGCCCTCGAGATAGCCTTCGGTGCGGCGATTCAGGGCATCCTCCCGACCGTATATCTCGATGCGATCACGGCGGGACTGTTCTTGCTCTTCGCGGCGCTACTCATCAGGTCGGCACCCGAGACAAGTCAGCGGCCGGCCGCGACGAACGGCGGCACGGCGACGGCCGACGCGATCGATATCTCGGTCTTCGGGTACGACGTTCCGCCGTATCTCCGCGGGTTCGTTCCCATCTTCGCCCTGATGGCCGTCGGGGAGTTCGGCGACAAGACCCAACTCGTTACCATCGGGCTCGCCGTGCAGTACGGCGCTCACCCAGCGATCTGGGCCGGCGAAATGCTCGCGATCGTTCCCGTGAGCGCGGCTAATGCCTACTTCTTCCACATGTTCTCCCACCGATTCGATGCCAGGCTGGCCCACCTCGCCGGTGCGGGGCTCTTCCTCTTTTTCGGACTCGATACGGTGTTGCAGATAGTTGCGGGCGTTTCAGTCTGGGAGACGATCGTCGAGACGATCACGTCCGTGGTCCTCGGATTCGTTTGA
- the proC gene encoding pyrroline-5-carboxylate reductase produces MGSALIKGLHRSGNHTVTACDLDPDALESVADYVDHTTTDVSEATESNVVIVAVKPDIVGAVLDDLDLSPEQTLLSIAAGVSTDYVEARTDANVVRIMPNLAAETGDMAAAVTTEGITDEVRTLLDDVGEFAEIDEEKMDIATAVNGSGPAFVFYLIQAMADAGVEGGLEPDDAETLAAQTFKGAAETVLRSDRSVEELIDAVCSPNGTTIEGMEVLWDSDAEADVAEAVAAAKERSTELANEFDSEDDA; encoded by the coding sequence ATGGGGAGTGCCCTGATAAAGGGACTCCATCGATCGGGGAATCACACGGTGACCGCGTGTGACCTCGATCCCGACGCACTCGAGTCGGTCGCCGACTACGTCGACCACACGACGACGGACGTGTCGGAAGCGACCGAGTCGAACGTAGTTATCGTCGCGGTGAAACCGGACATCGTCGGCGCGGTGCTGGATGATCTCGATCTCTCGCCGGAGCAGACGCTGCTCTCTATCGCTGCGGGCGTCTCCACCGACTACGTCGAAGCGCGGACCGACGCGAACGTCGTCCGAATCATGCCCAACCTCGCGGCCGAGACGGGCGATATGGCGGCGGCCGTGACCACCGAGGGCATCACTGATGAGGTGCGGACACTGCTCGACGACGTCGGCGAGTTCGCCGAGATCGACGAGGAGAAAATGGACATCGCGACCGCGGTCAACGGGAGCGGCCCCGCCTTCGTCTTCTATCTCATCCAGGCGATGGCCGACGCGGGCGTCGAGGGCGGGCTCGAGCCCGACGACGCCGAGACGCTGGCCGCACAGACGTTCAAAGGTGCGGCCGAGACCGTCCTCCGGTCGGACCGGAGCGTCGAGGAACTGATCGACGCCGTCTGTTCACCCAATGGGACGACCATCGAAGGCATGGAAGTCCTCTGGGACAGCGACGCCGAGGCGGACGTCGCCGAGGCAGTGGCCGCGGCCAAAGAACGCTCGACAGAACTCGCGAACGAATTCGACAGTGAGGACGATGCATAA
- the proB gene encoding glutamate 5-kinase, which produces MHKGLEESAVTEARQLAANADRVIVKAGTNSLTDEDSNLDDEKLNKLVDDIEDLLERDKEVILVSSGAIGAGTGRIEQANETVEESQALSTVGQSHLMHRYTESFGRYDRKVAQLLLTQHDLENPERFTNFRNTVETLLDWGVVPIINENDAVATEEIRIGDNDMLSAAATMGVDANLLVTLTDVGGVYTGNPKHDPDADRIEAVGTNYDTVQEIISESTSDGFGGIQTKVEGARDVSEHGVPAFIAKSTEPDILEKIATAKPVGTIFVPINGVSDD; this is translated from the coding sequence ATGCATAAGGGACTCGAGGAGTCGGCCGTCACAGAGGCACGACAGCTCGCGGCCAACGCCGACCGCGTGATCGTCAAGGCCGGGACGAACTCCCTGACCGACGAGGACTCCAATCTGGACGACGAGAAACTCAACAAACTCGTTGACGACATCGAGGACCTCCTCGAACGCGACAAGGAAGTCATCCTCGTCTCGTCGGGCGCAATCGGGGCCGGTACCGGCCGGATCGAGCAGGCCAACGAGACCGTCGAGGAATCGCAGGCCCTCTCGACGGTCGGACAGAGCCACCTCATGCACCGTTACACCGAGAGCTTCGGGCGGTACGATCGGAAGGTGGCCCAACTCCTCCTTACCCAGCACGACCTCGAGAACCCCGAGCGGTTCACGAACTTCCGGAACACGGTCGAGACGCTGCTGGACTGGGGCGTCGTCCCGATCATCAACGAGAATGACGCCGTCGCGACCGAGGAGATCCGGATCGGCGACAACGACATGCTCTCGGCGGCGGCGACGATGGGCGTCGACGCCAACCTGCTCGTCACGCTGACCGACGTCGGCGGCGTCTACACCGGCAACCCGAAACACGATCCCGACGCCGATCGCATCGAAGCGGTCGGCACGAACTACGACACGGTCCAGGAGATCATCTCCGAGAGCACGTCCGACGGGTTCGGCGGCATCCAGACGAAAGTCGAGGGCGCACGTGACGTCAGCGAGCACGGGGTGCCAGCCTTCATCGCGAAGTCTACCGAGCCCGACATCCTCGAGAAGATCGCTACTGCCAAGCCCGTGGGCACCATATTCGTCCCCATCAACGGTGTGAGCGATGACTGA
- a CDS encoding glutamate-5-semialdehyde dehydrogenase gives MTETDIEDDVEEAQSAALELAKLSDEERRRALREIADAIEARTDEILAENERDVEEGERLLEAGEYTQALVDRLKLSESKIESIAEMVRSVADQDDPLEKTLSARELDEDLELYKVAVPIGVVGTVFESRPDALVQIAALGLKSGNAVILKGGSEALHSNRILFEIIEDAASEAGIPDGWAQHIEAREDVDALLEMDDAIDLLMPRGSSEFVSYIQDNTSIPVLGHTEGICHVYVDDAADLSMAEDIAFDAKVQYPAVCNAVETLLVHEDVAAEFLPSIADRYETADVEIRGDEATQEIIDVPAATDADWDTEYGDLIVSIRIVDSIETAIDHITAHGSKHTESIVTEDADRASTFMRSLDSASVFHNASTRFADGYRFGLGAEVGISTGKIHARGPVGLEGLTTYKYHLEGDGQLVATYAGEDATPFTHKEFDGDWNPGHLADK, from the coding sequence ATGACTGAAACCGACATCGAAGACGACGTCGAGGAGGCACAGAGCGCGGCCTTAGAGCTCGCGAAACTGTCCGACGAAGAGCGGAGGCGAGCGCTTCGAGAGATCGCCGACGCGATCGAAGCCCGCACCGACGAGATCCTCGCGGAAAACGAGAGGGACGTCGAGGAAGGCGAACGACTGCTCGAGGCAGGCGAGTACACGCAGGCGCTGGTCGACCGGCTGAAGCTCTCGGAGTCGAAAATCGAGAGCATCGCCGAGATGGTCCGCAGCGTCGCCGACCAGGACGACCCGCTCGAGAAGACGCTTTCCGCACGGGAGCTCGACGAGGACCTCGAACTCTACAAGGTCGCCGTGCCGATCGGCGTCGTCGGGACGGTCTTCGAGTCCCGGCCCGACGCGCTCGTCCAGATCGCCGCGCTCGGCCTGAAATCGGGGAACGCGGTAATCCTCAAGGGCGGCAGCGAGGCGCTGCACTCGAATCGAATCCTCTTCGAGATCATCGAGGACGCCGCGTCCGAGGCCGGCATCCCCGACGGCTGGGCCCAGCATATCGAAGCCCGTGAGGACGTCGACGCTCTCCTCGAGATGGACGACGCGATCGACCTCCTCATGCCGCGGGGAAGCTCCGAGTTCGTGAGCTACATTCAGGACAACACGAGCATTCCCGTCCTCGGCCACACGGAGGGGATCTGTCACGTCTACGTCGACGACGCGGCCGACCTCTCGATGGCGGAGGACATCGCTTTCGACGCCAAGGTCCAGTATCCGGCGGTCTGCAACGCCGTTGAGACCCTACTGGTCCACGAGGACGTCGCCGCGGAGTTCCTGCCGTCGATCGCGGACCGCTACGAGACCGCCGACGTCGAGATCCGCGGCGACGAGGCCACGCAAGAAATCATCGACGTGCCGGCCGCGACCGACGCGGACTGGGACACCGAGTACGGCGATCTCATCGTTTCGATCCGGATCGTCGACTCGATCGAGACCGCGATCGATCACATCACCGCCCACGGCTCAAAGCACACCGAATCGATCGTGACCGAGGACGCCGACCGCGCGAGCACCTTCATGCGGAGTCTCGACTCCGCGAGCGTCTTCCACAACGCCTCGACGCGCTTTGCCGACGGCTACCGGTTCGGTCTCGGTGCCGAAGTCGGGATCAGTACGGGCAAGATCCACGCCCGCGGCCCCGTCGGTCTCGAGGGACTGACGACCTACAAGTATCACCTCGAGGGTGACGGCCAGCTCGTCGCCACCTACGCCGGCGAGGACGCCACGCCGTTTACTCACAAGGAATTCGACGGCGACTGGAATCCCGGCCACCTTGCCGACAAATAA
- the mch gene encoding methenyltetrahydromethanopterin cyclohydrolase: MESLNRMAIELVDEALDYAEELNIGGYDLENDATVLDFGLEFDGGIEAALLLTEIQTAGMATPSYELGELGDASIPFVELSTDQPALSLLCSQKAGWEVLTEDFEGLGSGPARALVAEEDEFRRIGYTDAFDLTALAIETDADPTESVAEHVAERAEVETSSVFLLAYPTASLVGSITNAARAAELATFRLSELGYDPLDIVSATGRAPVAPVAGDERTAIARTNDAIAYGGQAHLTVREDADIFDSVPSTAAEDHGRPFGEVFDDLDWDFSEVPSDLFAPASVTIDVIGGPTYVHGETDEELLVDSFNL, translated from the coding sequence ATGGAAAGTCTTAATCGAATGGCGATCGAGCTGGTCGACGAGGCCCTCGATTACGCTGAAGAGTTGAATATCGGGGGCTATGACCTCGAGAACGACGCAACTGTACTGGACTTCGGACTCGAGTTCGACGGCGGAATCGAGGCCGCGCTGCTACTGACCGAGATCCAGACGGCGGGGATGGCGACGCCGAGCTACGAACTGGGCGAACTCGGCGACGCGTCGATCCCCTTCGTCGAGTTGTCGACGGATCAGCCGGCGCTCTCGCTGCTGTGTTCTCAGAAGGCGGGCTGGGAGGTACTGACGGAAGACTTCGAAGGTCTCGGAAGCGGTCCCGCCCGGGCGCTGGTGGCCGAAGAGGATGAGTTCCGCCGCATCGGCTACACCGACGCATTCGATCTGACGGCACTGGCGATCGAGACGGACGCGGATCCAACCGAATCCGTGGCCGAGCACGTCGCCGAACGCGCCGAGGTCGAGACGAGCAGCGTCTTCCTGCTGGCCTATCCGACCGCGAGCCTCGTCGGCAGTATTACGAACGCCGCCCGCGCTGCAGAACTCGCGACGTTCCGCCTCTCCGAACTCGGCTACGATCCCCTCGACATCGTCTCGGCGACGGGCCGCGCACCGGTCGCCCCCGTCGCGGGCGACGAACGGACGGCTATCGCCCGGACGAACGATGCGATCGCGTACGGCGGGCAAGCGCATCTCACCGTCCGGGAGGACGCCGATATCTTCGATTCGGTCCCGTCGACGGCCGCCGAGGATCACGGCCGGCCGTTCGGCGAGGTCTTCGACGACCTCGACTGGGACTTTTCGGAGGTCCCGTCGGATCTCTTCGCGCCCGCCTCGGTGACGATCGACGTAATCGGCGGCCCGACGTACGTCCACGGCGAAACGGACGAGGAACTGCTTGTCGACTCCTTCAACCTGTAG
- a CDS encoding MTH1187 family thiamine-binding protein, which translates to MTVVALLSVAPVIEDSMAGEVAKAVDALEEYDVSYETNPMGTVIEAETTDELFAAAQAAHDAVDADRVSTVLKIDDKRTRDVDASEKVAVVEEHLGRPATNRDE; encoded by the coding sequence ATGACGGTAGTTGCGCTCCTAAGCGTCGCACCGGTAATAGAGGATAGCATGGCCGGCGAGGTCGCGAAAGCGGTCGATGCGCTCGAGGAATACGATGTTTCCTACGAGACGAACCCGATGGGGACGGTGATCGAAGCCGAGACGACCGACGAACTCTTTGCAGCCGCGCAGGCGGCCCACGACGCCGTCGATGCCGATCGAGTGAGCACGGTTCTGAAGATCGACGACAAACGGACGCGGGACGTCGACGCGTCGGAGAAAGTCGCGGTCGTCGAGGAACATCTCGGCCGGCCGGCAACGAACCGCGACGAGTAA
- a CDS encoding HalOD1 output domain-containing protein, producing the protein MQTELSPADGTDDLQYDQPNDRYVFHHDTDGTATITTTIVHALASIADTDVSQGEFSLYDSVDPDALDRIFSKKADGTERTGGHIAFTALEHEVYVYANGDVIIYPPAETPRTPTTN; encoded by the coding sequence ATGCAGACGGAACTCTCACCCGCAGACGGCACGGACGATCTCCAGTACGACCAGCCCAACGACCGCTACGTCTTCCACCACGACACCGACGGGACCGCGACGATCACGACGACGATCGTCCACGCACTCGCGTCGATCGCGGACACCGACGTCTCACAGGGGGAGTTCTCCCTGTACGATAGCGTCGATCCAGACGCGCTCGACCGCATCTTTAGCAAGAAGGCGGACGGGACCGAGCGTACGGGTGGGCACATCGCTTTCACCGCCCTAGAACACGAGGTGTACGTCTATGCGAACGGCGACGTCATCATCTACCCGCCCGCGGAGACGCCCCGGACGCCGACCACGAACTGA
- a CDS encoding DUF4112 domain-containing protein — MATSSNDTSSELEALTDDLPAAVDEAAIKRMRVVAHTLDEGVRVPGTDFKVGLDPIVGILPGAGDTAAAAVSLYLVVESARLGVSQSTLLRMLANIGVDTVIGSIPVLGVVFDAFWKANKWNLKLAIEDLADEGGESESGPDVVTID; from the coding sequence ATGGCTACCAGTTCAAACGACACCAGTTCGGAACTCGAGGCGCTTACGGACGACCTCCCCGCCGCCGTCGACGAGGCGGCGATCAAGCGCATGCGCGTCGTCGCGCATACCCTCGACGAAGGGGTCCGGGTTCCAGGAACAGACTTCAAAGTCGGGCTCGACCCGATCGTCGGGATCCTCCCGGGGGCCGGCGACACCGCTGCCGCGGCCGTCTCGCTGTATCTCGTCGTCGAATCCGCCCGACTGGGTGTCTCCCAATCGACGCTGCTTCGCATGCTCGCAAACATCGGTGTCGACACCGTCATCGGCTCCATCCCCGTCCTCGGCGTCGTCTTCGACGCCTTCTGGAAGGCCAATAAGTGGAACCTGAAACTCGCCATCGAAGATCTCGCCGACGAGGGCGGCGAGTCCGAGAGCGGGCCGGACGTCGTCACCATCGACTAG
- a CDS encoding RNA methyltransferase: MTVSVLVPSSISREAEDKREATRKLGYVARAATIFRADRLVVYPDRDGETGQFDGGFVQTVLRYAATPPYLRNEAWGMRDELEYAGVLPPLRAMSQTGSESTGSGSSRQGIVTEVGPEGRVRVNCGLQHPISLNVPPKMAVEEGERVTVRISSRRPVRAKLIDDPLPGLSIEQTDLQAALGREDAGVRIAASRFGEHLTVGRLKTLAGRVQHDGMTVAFGAPERGLPAILGIEESAIEAASGQDGAADNGVEPTADPGFDLWLNTVPDQGSEVVRTEEALFATLAPLSLRE; this comes from the coding sequence ATGACTGTCAGCGTACTCGTGCCGTCGTCGATCAGTCGGGAAGCCGAAGACAAACGCGAGGCAACCCGAAAGCTCGGATATGTCGCCCGCGCGGCGACGATCTTCCGGGCAGATCGCCTGGTCGTCTATCCCGATCGGGATGGAGAAACCGGGCAGTTCGACGGTGGGTTCGTACAAACCGTGTTGCGGTACGCCGCAACGCCCCCATACCTCCGCAACGAGGCATGGGGGATGCGGGACGAACTGGAGTACGCGGGCGTCTTGCCGCCGCTCCGCGCCATGTCACAGACCGGCTCCGAATCTACCGGTTCGGGGTCGTCAAGACAAGGAATCGTGACCGAGGTCGGACCTGAAGGGCGCGTCCGGGTCAATTGCGGACTGCAACACCCAATCTCCCTCAACGTACCGCCGAAAATGGCGGTCGAAGAGGGGGAGCGCGTGACCGTCAGGATCTCTTCGCGACGACCGGTCCGGGCGAAGCTCATCGATGATCCCCTTCCGGGGCTTTCGATCGAGCAGACGGACCTGCAGGCAGCACTCGGCCGTGAGGATGCCGGCGTTCGTATCGCGGCCTCCCGATTCGGTGAGCATCTCACCGTCGGGCGGCTCAAGACGTTGGCCGGACGCGTCCAGCACGACGGGATGACCGTCGCCTTCGGCGCGCCCGAGAGAGGGCTGCCGGCTATCCTCGGAATCGAGGAATCGGCCATCGAAGCGGCATCCGGACAAGATGGCGCGGCCGATAACGGAGTCGAACCCACTGCCGATCCGGGGTTCGACCTCTGGCTAAACACGGTTCCGGATCAGGGAAGCGAGGTCGTGCGAACGGAGGAGGCTCTGTTCGCGACGCTCGCTCCCCTCTCACTGAGAGAGTGA
- a CDS encoding 50S ribosomal protein L3, whose amino-acid sequence MPQANTPRKGSLGFGPRKRATSEVPRFNSWPDDDGQPTLQGFAGYKAGMTHVVMVDDKANSPTEGMEETVPVTIVETPPMRAVALRAYEDTPYGMKPITEVWTDEFVPELDRVLDLPGDEHDTDAATDELRGLHEEGRVDDVRVITHTVPGDIPSVPKKKPDVMETRVGGGSVDDRVDFALEIIEDGGEHVMNDVFRAGEYVDASGVTKGKGTQGPVKRWGVQKRKGKHARQGWRRRIGNLGPWNPSRVRSTVPQQGQMGYHQRTELNKRLVDIGDGADATVDGGFVNYGEVDGPHALIKGSLPGPQQRLVRFRPAIRPGDQPRLDPEVRYVSTASNQG is encoded by the coding sequence ATGCCACAAGCAAATACACCACGCAAAGGCTCACTCGGGTTCGGTCCACGAAAGCGTGCGACCAGCGAGGTCCCACGCTTCAATTCGTGGCCGGACGACGACGGACAGCCGACGCTCCAGGGCTTCGCGGGCTATAAGGCCGGCATGACCCACGTCGTCATGGTCGACGATAAAGCGAACTCGCCGACCGAAGGGATGGAAGAGACCGTCCCTGTGACGATCGTGGAGACGCCGCCGATGCGCGCCGTCGCACTGCGAGCGTACGAAGACACGCCGTACGGTATGAAGCCGATAACCGAGGTCTGGACCGACGAGTTCGTTCCTGAACTCGATCGCGTTCTGGACCTTCCCGGTGACGAGCACGACACCGACGCTGCCACGGACGAGCTCCGTGGCCTCCACGAGGAGGGTCGCGTCGATGACGTCCGCGTCATCACCCACACGGTTCCGGGGGACATTCCCTCGGTGCCCAAGAAGAAACCGGACGTGATGGAAACGCGCGTCGGCGGCGGCTCCGTCGACGACCGCGTCGACTTCGCCCTCGAGATCATCGAGGACGGTGGCGAACACGTCATGAACGACGTGTTCCGCGCCGGCGAGTACGTCGACGCGAGCGGCGTCACGAAAGGCAAAGGGACCCAAGGCCCCGTCAAGCGATGGGGCGTCCAGAAACGCAAGGGCAAACACGCCCGGCAGGGCTGGCGTCGCCGCATTGGCAACCTCGGCCCCTGGAACCCGTCCCGCGTCCGCTCGACGGTCCCGCAGCAGGGCCAGATGGGCTACCATCAGCGGACGGAACTGAACAAGCGCCTCGTCGACATCGGCGACGGCGCAGACGCGACGGTCGACGGCGGCTTCGTCAATTACGGCGAAGTCGACGGACCACACGCGTTGATCAAGGGCTCGCTCCCCGGGCCACAGCAGCGTCTCGTACGCTTCCGCCCGGCGATCCGACCCGGAGACCAGCCGCGCCTCGATCCCGAGGTGCGCTACGTCTCCACCGCATCCAACCAGGGATAA
- the rpl4p gene encoding 50S ribosomal protein L4, translating to MDATVRNLDGDDAGTVELPAVFETQYRPDLIGRAVRAAQANRKQDYGADEFAGLRTPAESFGSGRGMAHVPRQEGRARRVPQAVKGRKAHPPKAEKDQSESINTKAKKLAVRSAIAATTDAELVAERGHEFDEDVETPVVIDDEFEGLHKTKEVVEFLEAAGLADDIERADEGRSVRSGQGKARGRKYKTPTSILFVTSSETGPSRAARNLAGADVTTAAEVNAEDLAPGAQPGRLTVWTESALEEVADR from the coding sequence ATGGACGCAACAGTACGAAACCTGGACGGCGACGACGCGGGCACGGTCGAGCTCCCGGCGGTCTTCGAGACCCAGTACCGCCCGGACTTGATCGGCCGCGCCGTGCGCGCCGCGCAGGCAAACCGAAAACAGGACTACGGTGCCGACGAGTTCGCCGGCCTTCGAACGCCGGCCGAATCGTTCGGTAGCGGCCGCGGTATGGCCCACGTCCCACGACAGGAGGGTCGCGCTCGCCGCGTTCCCCAGGCCGTCAAGGGACGCAAGGCACACCCGCCGAAAGCCGAGAAAGACCAGTCCGAATCGATCAACACGAAAGCAAAGAAACTGGCCGTCCGCAGCGCGATCGCTGCGACGACCGACGCCGAACTCGTCGCCGAGCGCGGCCACGAGTTCGACGAGGACGTCGAGACTCCCGTCGTCATCGACGACGAGTTCGAGGGCCTCCACAAGACGAAAGAGGTCGTCGAATTCCTCGAGGCAGCCGGCCTCGCGGACGACATCGAACGCGCCGACGAGGGTCGCAGCGTCCGCTCCGGTCAGGGGAAAGCCCGTGGCCGCAAGTACAAGACGCCGACGTCGATCCTCTTCGTCACGTCCAGCGAGACCGGCCCATCGCGAGCGGCCCGGAACCTCGCCGGTGCGGACGTGACGACGGCCGCGGAGGTTAACGCGGAGGATCTCGCTCCCGGCGCACAGCCGGGACGACTCACCGTCTGGACCGAGAGCGCACTCGAGGAGGTGGCCGACCGATGA